One region of Glutamicibacter sp. B1 genomic DNA includes:
- a CDS encoding DNA gyrase/topoisomerase IV subunit A gives MARKKSEEIPEDFVENIVDIDVTNEMESSFLEYAYSVIYSRALPDARDGLKPVQRRILFQMSQMGLRPEKGHVKSARVVGEVMGKLHPHGDAAIYDAMVRLAQDFSLRLPLIDGHGNFGSLDDGPAAPRYTEARLAASAVAMTANLDEDVVNFIPNYDNQFTQPEVLPAAFPNLLVNGTTGIAVGMATNMAPHNLVEVIAAARHLLLEPEATVEELMKFIPGPDLPSGGSIIGLDGVKDAYRTGRGLFRTRATVALEKISARKSALVVTELPYGVGPEKVIEKIKDGVNNKKIVGISDVVDLTDRHHGLKLVVELKNGFNPNAVLASLYKFTPMEDSFGINNVALVNGQPRTMGLRELLTVYVDHRIDVVRRRTVHRLAKREDRLHLVEGLLIAIVDIDDVIAIIRSSEQTNEARERLMTVFDLSEPQANHILELRLRQLTKYSKLELETEAEQLREEIEKLRAILESDQLLRSVVSDELEDMAETFGTPRRTKLLKSAQLAPLKGTALPEAVGSGKQAKLAMEISDSACWALLSATGQIARTNDRNALDFTSARIKHDVLLSQVPSSARGEIGALTSTGRIIRISLIDVPVLPESHGFPQLAQGVSVAEFLKLPKNETVIALVPLNEVLAIGTRNGVVKRVTPEYPLNRDEFEAITLKDDDVVVAASVAGEDDELVFLTRGAQLLRFPASAVRPQGRTGRGMAGIKLGADDHVIFFGVVPSTAQNAVVATIASGSQTLPGTSGQSVKLTDFAEFPAKGRATAGVRAHRFVKGEDHLQLAYAGQGPARASSTAGVVRALPTEFAKRDGSGAPLAQSINILGGSLSPSQVPATTTPQDSTAEPLDAPVLDQRPKVAPEFNPGEDTLPFDDGGVIL, from the coding sequence ATGGCTCGAAAGAAGTCTGAAGAGATTCCAGAGGATTTCGTTGAAAATATCGTCGACATTGACGTCACCAATGAAATGGAATCCTCCTTCTTGGAGTACGCCTACTCCGTCATCTATTCGCGCGCGCTTCCCGATGCTCGTGACGGACTAAAACCAGTACAGCGTCGCATCCTCTTTCAAATGTCCCAGATGGGACTTCGCCCAGAAAAGGGCCACGTTAAGTCGGCTCGTGTCGTGGGTGAAGTGATGGGTAAATTACATCCACACGGTGACGCGGCGATCTATGATGCGATGGTTCGCTTAGCCCAAGATTTCTCGCTGCGACTTCCGCTCATCGACGGTCACGGAAACTTCGGTTCACTCGATGATGGACCGGCGGCTCCGCGTTACACTGAGGCACGTTTGGCTGCCTCCGCTGTGGCAATGACCGCGAACTTGGATGAAGACGTCGTGAACTTCATTCCAAACTACGACAACCAATTCACACAGCCAGAAGTACTGCCGGCCGCGTTCCCTAACCTGTTGGTTAATGGAACCACCGGTATCGCAGTGGGCATGGCTACGAATATGGCACCCCACAACCTCGTCGAGGTCATCGCGGCAGCACGCCACCTGTTACTTGAACCCGAAGCTACTGTCGAAGAACTCATGAAGTTCATTCCTGGCCCCGATTTGCCATCGGGCGGTAGCATCATTGGTCTCGATGGTGTCAAAGATGCGTACCGCACTGGGCGCGGCTTGTTCCGTACCCGTGCAACGGTCGCGTTGGAGAAAATCTCAGCGCGTAAGTCGGCGCTGGTGGTCACCGAGCTCCCTTACGGGGTGGGCCCTGAAAAGGTGATCGAGAAGATCAAGGATGGTGTGAACAACAAGAAAATCGTTGGCATCTCAGATGTCGTCGATTTGACCGACCGGCACCATGGTCTGAAGTTGGTTGTTGAACTGAAGAACGGCTTCAACCCAAATGCTGTGTTGGCAAGCCTCTACAAGTTCACCCCGATGGAAGATTCCTTCGGCATCAACAACGTGGCACTGGTCAACGGCCAGCCACGAACCATGGGACTGCGTGAGCTACTCACCGTCTATGTCGACCACCGAATTGACGTGGTTCGCCGACGTACCGTGCACCGTTTAGCAAAGCGTGAAGACCGCCTGCATTTGGTGGAGGGCTTGCTGATTGCCATTGTTGATATCGATGATGTCATCGCTATCATCCGCTCCTCAGAGCAGACCAATGAGGCCCGTGAACGGCTGATGACAGTCTTCGATCTGAGCGAGCCACAGGCCAACCATATTCTCGAATTGCGCCTACGCCAGCTGACCAAGTATTCAAAACTTGAACTGGAGACTGAAGCAGAGCAACTGCGCGAAGAAATCGAGAAGTTGCGTGCCATCTTGGAATCGGACCAGTTGTTGCGTTCTGTCGTCTCCGACGAGTTGGAAGACATGGCGGAAACCTTCGGTACGCCACGTCGTACGAAGCTACTCAAATCTGCTCAGCTCGCACCACTCAAGGGCACCGCGTTGCCTGAAGCTGTGGGTAGCGGTAAGCAAGCCAAATTGGCAATGGAAATTTCAGACAGCGCATGTTGGGCATTGCTCTCGGCTACCGGTCAGATCGCGCGAACGAATGATCGCAATGCGCTGGACTTCACGTCTGCACGAATCAAACACGACGTGCTTCTCTCGCAGGTCCCGTCCAGCGCACGTGGTGAAATCGGTGCCTTGACCAGCACCGGTCGCATCATTCGCATTTCGTTGATTGACGTTCCAGTTCTTCCCGAGTCGCATGGCTTCCCGCAGCTAGCCCAGGGCGTTTCTGTCGCTGAATTCTTGAAACTGCCAAAAAACGAAACAGTAATCGCTCTCGTGCCATTAAACGAGGTACTGGCCATTGGCACTCGAAATGGTGTCGTCAAGCGAGTCACGCCCGAGTACCCGCTGAATCGTGACGAGTTTGAAGCAATTACCCTCAAGGATGACGATGTGGTGGTGGCCGCTTCGGTGGCCGGCGAAGACGACGAATTAGTCTTCCTCACCCGTGGTGCACAGTTGCTTCGCTTCCCTGCCTCCGCAGTGCGCCCTCAAGGTCGCACCGGTCGAGGCATGGCCGGAATCAAGCTAGGCGCCGACGACCATGTAATTTTCTTCGGTGTCGTCCCGTCTACGGCACAGAATGCTGTGGTCGCCACGATTGCTTCTGGATCGCAGACTTTGCCTGGCACCTCGGGCCAGTCGGTCAAGCTCACCGATTTTGCCGAGTTCCCGGCAAAGGGACGTGCTACGGCCGGCGTACGTGCTCACCGCTTCGTCAAGGGCGAAGACCACCTGCAACTCGCTTACGCTGGGCAAGGACCGGCACGAGCTAGTTCTACTGCCGGTGTGGTTCGGGCACTGCCTACCGAGTTCGCGAAACGTGATGGGTCCGGTGCCCCGCTGGCACAGTCCATCAATATCCTCGGCGGATCCCTGAGCCCTAGCCAAGTCCCTGCAACGACAACGCCGCAGGACTCTACCGCTGAACCGCTTGATGCTCCAGTTTTGGATCAGCGTCCCAAGGTTGCTCCTGAGTTCAACCCTGGCGAAGATACCTTGCCATTCGATGATGGCGGCGTAATCCTCTAA
- the cydC gene encoding thiol reductant ABC exporter subunit CydC has product MPAPRFLPKELISPRQFAVLTCFSILKALGLVLVAYSLGTWIANMASGVENEAQLLYLAGVGAILRALAAWGLNAGSRRMGLGAKERTRLRLLRSEAAHPSIIPATQNSIPMVATLASHGIEKLDDYFTKFIPALIGAAAVPLLLGIYILRLDWISAVILVLTIPLVPVFMTLIGMHTQETLKESQSSLDRLANQLYELAQGLPALLGLGRALQQGNAIAQVGAKYRTATMANLKTVFMSSFWLELISTLSVAVLAVFIGVRLVNGSIELSAGLTILILAPELFSALREVGSAYHAADDGLAAYQRYKTITAVAPQIPVFANAQEQSTKILEIENLRVGYVHDKPIYENFNLTLGPGERHIISTASGTGKTTLLAVIAEAISSDNAFDPELIQGSIRISGSIAMISQHPRFDAETGKDQLAQDIPNAKPERIAQLAQRLSMQRMLGHKIAEYSPGELRRLEVLRAVLRLESESNCSLLLADEPTAHLDGKNAAEVRQILGELPPHCAVLLASHDPLLNSAQGNQNPTSLDSSWSARDDVLAINDSLQDFATIEDSKNKFNPRRELLKNYRSATKAVVWGTISIVCAVALAALSGWLIVEASYQPPILHLSVAFVMVRALGIGRAAFRYLEQLAIHDAVLGYAGELREKIWNAMVADPARWGLFSRSSVVLRFLLAEVDELRDQLARVVFPPPSAIALWVVSTIALFLIQPEFGWCAVIVGILLVFPVRWLVQRIEGQHLVRQMNHRMTMNQSILSILRHKSALRINGSLETAIGSVHGAEQKNTKDARTHALGQGSASALAVLLTVVMAIVMTSVSHSSASLTALAVLLSLALGDSAANALVAVQQGQALKQLTRQLERHGLASQGNENQDSKNATEPAAQVTGFELKNLNLGYGHGPNVVEGLTAKIEPNQWTAIVGPSGSGKSTLLTALLGALPVRSGELNVLDETGQRQPIQDTELNSVAWCPQEAHLFDSSIRRNLMLGVPEGQQRSDSDLIQVLKQVGLYTWYQVQPAGLDTKIGSGGHNLSGGQRCKMAVARAILGGHQVILLDEPTAHLGVDEAAELIDTLRLALKERTVVLITHDERLASSCDTCIDLGAKVGMTH; this is encoded by the coding sequence ATGCCAGCCCCAAGGTTTCTTCCCAAAGAATTGATCTCCCCACGACAATTTGCAGTACTGACGTGCTTTTCAATCTTGAAGGCCTTGGGGCTGGTACTCGTTGCATACTCACTGGGAACTTGGATTGCCAACATGGCATCCGGTGTCGAGAACGAAGCGCAGCTTCTGTATCTTGCAGGAGTTGGCGCCATCTTGCGGGCACTTGCGGCCTGGGGATTGAACGCGGGGTCCCGGCGTATGGGCCTGGGAGCCAAAGAACGAACGCGCCTACGGCTACTACGCTCCGAAGCCGCTCATCCGAGCATCATTCCGGCAACACAAAATTCGATTCCCATGGTGGCCACTTTGGCCAGCCACGGCATTGAGAAGTTGGACGATTACTTCACGAAATTCATTCCTGCGCTGATCGGAGCCGCCGCGGTTCCCTTGCTCTTGGGGATCTACATTTTGCGACTGGATTGGATTAGCGCAGTCATTCTGGTGCTAACCATTCCCTTGGTCCCGGTATTTATGACCCTCATCGGAATGCACACTCAAGAAACACTCAAAGAATCACAATCATCACTGGATCGCTTAGCTAACCAACTCTATGAACTCGCCCAGGGCCTGCCAGCGCTACTTGGGTTGGGGCGTGCTCTCCAACAGGGTAACGCTATCGCGCAGGTCGGCGCGAAGTACCGAACCGCGACCATGGCAAATCTAAAAACCGTCTTCATGTCTAGTTTTTGGCTAGAACTCATTTCAACACTGTCCGTAGCGGTATTAGCCGTCTTTATTGGTGTCCGACTGGTTAACGGTTCCATCGAGCTATCTGCCGGGCTGACCATCCTGATCCTGGCACCCGAGCTTTTCTCAGCACTGCGTGAAGTCGGCTCGGCTTACCATGCTGCTGATGACGGACTCGCTGCGTACCAGCGATATAAGACAATCACGGCTGTTGCTCCGCAAATTCCGGTATTTGCCAACGCACAGGAACAATCAACCAAGATTCTGGAAATTGAGAATCTCCGTGTGGGCTACGTCCATGACAAACCAATTTACGAGAACTTCAACCTCACCCTGGGCCCGGGGGAGCGACACATCATCTCCACGGCCAGTGGCACCGGCAAAACGACATTGCTGGCAGTGATTGCCGAAGCCATTAGCAGTGACAATGCCTTTGACCCAGAATTGATTCAGGGCAGCATTCGCATCTCCGGATCAATTGCCATGATCAGCCAGCATCCACGATTTGACGCGGAAACCGGCAAAGATCAATTAGCCCAAGATATCCCTAACGCGAAACCTGAACGGATAGCTCAGCTAGCGCAGCGCCTTTCTATGCAACGTATGCTCGGACACAAGATTGCCGAGTATTCGCCTGGTGAACTGCGCCGTTTAGAAGTTCTGCGCGCAGTACTGCGTTTGGAGAGCGAATCCAACTGCAGCCTGCTCCTAGCAGATGAACCAACGGCACACCTCGACGGCAAGAACGCTGCGGAGGTTCGCCAGATCCTCGGCGAGCTCCCACCACATTGCGCCGTTCTCCTTGCCAGCCACGATCCGTTGCTCAACAGTGCACAGGGAAACCAGAACCCCACATCCTTGGATTCCTCGTGGTCTGCCCGCGACGATGTTCTTGCTATTAACGACTCACTGCAAGATTTCGCAACTATTGAAGACAGCAAGAATAAGTTCAACCCGCGTCGTGAACTGCTGAAAAACTATCGAAGTGCCACCAAAGCGGTGGTGTGGGGAACCATTAGCATCGTGTGCGCGGTCGCTTTGGCAGCGCTCAGCGGTTGGCTGATCGTCGAGGCAAGCTACCAACCACCCATCCTTCATTTGAGCGTCGCCTTTGTCATGGTGCGTGCGCTGGGCATAGGTCGAGCTGCCTTCCGATACCTAGAGCAACTGGCCATCCACGATGCGGTCCTTGGCTACGCCGGGGAACTTCGTGAGAAGATCTGGAACGCTATGGTTGCTGACCCTGCTCGCTGGGGACTCTTTAGCCGGTCATCCGTTGTCCTAAGATTCCTCTTGGCGGAGGTCGATGAACTACGCGATCAACTGGCACGCGTCGTTTTCCCTCCCCCTTCCGCGATCGCTTTGTGGGTCGTGTCCACAATTGCCTTGTTCCTCATCCAACCAGAGTTCGGATGGTGCGCCGTGATCGTTGGGATACTGCTAGTATTCCCTGTTCGTTGGCTGGTTCAAAGGATCGAAGGGCAACACTTAGTGCGCCAGATGAACCACCGAATGACCATGAACCAATCAATTCTGAGCATCTTGCGACACAAATCTGCGCTCCGCATCAACGGTTCTTTGGAGACAGCCATCGGGTCAGTGCACGGTGCGGAGCAAAAAAATACCAAGGATGCGCGAACTCACGCCCTAGGCCAGGGAAGTGCGTCGGCGCTCGCCGTGTTGCTGACCGTGGTCATGGCCATCGTCATGACCTCGGTATCACATAGCTCTGCATCCTTGACGGCATTAGCGGTGCTGCTCAGTCTTGCCCTAGGGGATAGCGCGGCAAACGCCCTGGTGGCTGTCCAGCAGGGGCAAGCATTGAAACAGCTGACCCGACAATTAGAACGTCATGGGCTTGCTAGCCAAGGAAACGAAAATCAGGACAGCAAAAACGCGACAGAGCCAGCTGCCCAAGTCACCGGATTTGAACTGAAGAACCTCAACCTCGGATATGGCCATGGACCAAATGTCGTTGAAGGTCTCACGGCTAAAATTGAGCCGAACCAGTGGACCGCTATTGTTGGACCCTCGGGCTCAGGAAAATCCACGCTGCTCACCGCACTACTTGGAGCGTTGCCTGTGCGTTCTGGAGAACTCAACGTTCTTGATGAAACGGGGCAACGCCAGCCGATTCAAGATACTGAGCTGAACTCGGTAGCCTGGTGCCCACAAGAAGCGCATCTCTTCGATTCCTCAATCCGACGCAACCTGATGCTAGGCGTTCCCGAAGGACAACAACGCAGTGATAGTGACTTGATTCAGGTGCTTAAGCAAGTAGGACTGTACACCTGGTACCAGGTTCAGCCAGCAGGACTCGATACTAAGATCGGTTCGGGCGGGCATAACCTTTCAGGCGGTCAACGCTGCAAAATGGCCGTAGCGAGAGCCATACTCGGTGGACACCAAGTGATATTACTTGATGAGCCAACAGCGCATTTGGGAGTGGACGAAGCCGCTGAATTGATCGATACCTTGCGTCTGGCATTGAAGGAGCGCACGGTAGTGCTCATTACCCACGATGAACGATTGGCTTCTAGCTGCGACACGTGTATCGACCTTGGCGCCAAGGTCGGCATGACCCATTAA
- the cydB gene encoding cytochrome d ubiquinol oxidase subunit II — protein sequence MEWLPTLWFIVIAVLWCGYLFLEGFDLGVGMLIGLGRNTEKRKRLLLNTIGPVWDGNEVWLITAAGAIFAAFPHWYASLFSALYIPLTLVLIALIFRAVAIEYRGKAITAPTRKAWDLALGLGSLVAAFGVGAMLASTTLGLPLNENGDRVGGPFAWLTWHAVLGGIAVVAFCWVHALAFLRLKTDGPVREEAGKLVGRWMPVAILPLLLWAVWVIASNESAIAWLCLVLSVIALGVAGLTGRAGKEGISFIALGVTMLAAVAAIFIAAFPVVLPSTLDSAFDLTIQTASSTPYTLKLMSIVAAFGVPLVLAYQAWSYWVFRKRLREEHIPESHRVKSIVK from the coding sequence ATGGAATGGCTACCAACGCTCTGGTTTATTGTCATTGCAGTACTTTGGTGTGGCTACCTCTTTCTTGAGGGATTCGACCTCGGCGTGGGCATGCTCATTGGCCTTGGCCGAAACACCGAAAAGCGAAAGCGTTTGCTACTGAACACCATTGGTCCGGTATGGGATGGCAACGAAGTATGGTTGATCACCGCCGCAGGTGCCATATTTGCAGCGTTCCCACACTGGTACGCTTCACTGTTCTCGGCGCTTTATATCCCGCTGACCCTTGTACTGATCGCGCTGATCTTCCGCGCAGTCGCCATTGAATATCGTGGCAAGGCGATCACTGCGCCGACTCGAAAAGCATGGGACCTCGCCCTCGGCCTCGGTTCTCTGGTTGCCGCCTTCGGTGTTGGTGCAATGCTTGCATCCACTACTTTGGGGCTACCACTGAACGAAAACGGGGACCGGGTGGGAGGACCGTTCGCCTGGCTCACATGGCATGCGGTGCTCGGAGGAATCGCCGTCGTGGCATTCTGCTGGGTTCATGCCTTAGCGTTCCTACGGTTGAAAACCGACGGACCGGTACGTGAAGAAGCCGGCAAGCTCGTGGGGCGTTGGATGCCGGTGGCAATACTGCCCCTGCTGCTCTGGGCCGTTTGGGTGATCGCAAGTAACGAATCAGCAATTGCCTGGCTGTGCCTCGTGCTGTCGGTGATCGCACTCGGCGTCGCAGGGCTGACCGGACGAGCCGGTAAAGAAGGAATCTCCTTCATCGCCTTGGGTGTCACGATGTTGGCAGCAGTAGCGGCAATTTTCATTGCCGCATTCCCAGTGGTTTTGCCATCGACCCTGGACTCGGCCTTTGACCTCACGATACAAACAGCCTCAAGCACTCCGTACACACTCAAGCTGATGAGCATCGTGGCTGCTTTTGGTGTACCACTAGTCTTGGCGTACCAAGCCTGGAGTTATTGGGTATTCCGTAAACGACTTCGTGAAGAACACATTCCCGAGTCGCACCGCGTGAAGTCAATCGTCAAATAA
- a CDS encoding cytochrome ubiquinol oxidase subunit I: MDALEIARWQFGITTVYHFLMVPLTIGLGLTVAVLQTIWHRTGNEHWLRMTKFWGKLFLINFIMGVATGLVQEFQFGMAWSEYSRYVGDVFGAPLAMEALLAFFVESTFLGLWIFGWKKLPKRLHLATIWCASLATMLSAYFILVANSWMQHPVGTELIDGRAVMTDAWAVFTNNTALITFPHTLFGAFAVAGGFLLGISWFHLYRRRKEGIDTVDANGRVIVGEDLSLGKKRDKTDYQVWIKSLRIGASVAVVAFLGVALTGHEQAKLMFEQQPMKMASAEAACHDGTGFSVLSLGDITAHGATNCDDVVAVFEIPGILSFLANGDFTTEIKGVNTLIPEYQEKYGKYYPQDESFGQYAGQEIDYLPVMEVTYWGFRLMITFGGLSAVAAAIALWITRKGTVPDNKWISRLAVLGIAAPFGANATGWIFTEMGRQPFTVAPNPQMGGVDQVFMYTAASVSPTVSAGELLFSLIALTSIYAVLLVVELVLLTRYIRGGVASAMPELESETHQDSTHSKTHDDNDDDDVLAFAY; encoded by the coding sequence ATGGATGCACTGGAAATTGCCCGTTGGCAGTTCGGCATAACCACGGTCTATCACTTCTTGATGGTCCCTTTGACCATCGGTCTAGGACTAACGGTTGCCGTGTTGCAAACCATTTGGCACCGCACCGGCAACGAGCACTGGCTGCGGATGACCAAATTTTGGGGCAAGCTGTTTTTGATCAACTTCATCATGGGTGTGGCTACTGGGCTCGTTCAGGAATTCCAATTCGGAATGGCCTGGAGCGAATACAGCCGCTACGTGGGCGACGTGTTCGGCGCACCCCTGGCCATGGAAGCACTACTTGCATTCTTCGTAGAATCCACTTTTTTAGGCCTATGGATTTTTGGTTGGAAGAAACTGCCTAAGCGCCTGCACCTGGCAACCATCTGGTGCGCCTCATTGGCCACCATGCTCTCGGCATACTTTATTCTTGTTGCTAATTCATGGATGCAACATCCAGTCGGTACCGAGCTCATTGACGGTCGCGCCGTAATGACCGATGCATGGGCAGTCTTTACCAACAACACTGCACTCATCACCTTCCCTCACACACTATTCGGTGCCTTTGCCGTCGCCGGAGGTTTTCTCCTCGGCATCTCTTGGTTCCACCTTTACCGTCGCCGTAAAGAAGGAATCGACACGGTAGACGCCAACGGAAGAGTCATTGTTGGGGAGGACTTGAGCCTAGGCAAGAAGCGTGACAAGACCGACTACCAGGTCTGGATCAAGTCCTTGCGCATCGGCGCTAGCGTCGCTGTAGTCGCATTCCTTGGCGTGGCGTTGACCGGTCACGAACAGGCCAAACTCATGTTTGAACAACAACCTATGAAAATGGCCTCCGCTGAAGCTGCTTGTCACGACGGCACGGGCTTCTCAGTATTGTCGTTGGGAGATATCACAGCTCACGGTGCCACGAACTGTGATGATGTAGTCGCAGTCTTCGAGATTCCTGGAATCCTGTCATTCCTGGCTAACGGTGACTTCACCACAGAAATCAAAGGCGTCAATACGCTGATTCCTGAGTACCAAGAGAAATACGGCAAGTACTACCCGCAAGATGAATCCTTCGGCCAGTACGCCGGTCAGGAAATCGACTACTTACCTGTCATGGAAGTTACCTACTGGGGATTCCGATTGATGATCACTTTCGGTGGTCTCTCCGCAGTAGCTGCTGCGATTGCCCTATGGATTACCCGTAAGGGAACCGTTCCAGATAACAAATGGATCTCCCGACTCGCTGTCTTGGGTATTGCCGCTCCCTTCGGCGCCAATGCCACCGGCTGGATCTTCACAGAAATGGGACGGCAACCATTCACTGTGGCACCCAACCCTCAAATGGGCGGTGTAGACCAGGTCTTCATGTACACCGCAGCGTCAGTCTCACCGACCGTCAGCGCTGGCGAACTCCTCTTCTCACTGATCGCACTCACCTCTATCTATGCGGTTCTGCTCGTAGTCGAACTGGTGCTGCTCACACGCTATATCCGCGGTGGCGTAGCCTCGGCAATGCCAGAACTGGAGTCCGAGACGCATCAAGATTCCACTCATTCCAAAACACACGATGACAATGACGACGATGACGTCTTGGCATTCGCTTACTAG
- a CDS encoding BlaI/MecI/CopY family transcriptional regulator: MASLGDLERSVMDLLWDSTEPLTANDLRDDLAALGTDAKELAVTTVLTVLARLEKKGLVERERSSRPHRYAASSSREDHTVGLLNEALGTAQDREAVLARFIGGISADEAASLRAILDSVKSA, encoded by the coding sequence GTGGCCAGCCTTGGCGATCTAGAACGTTCCGTCATGGATCTGCTGTGGGATTCCACAGAACCGCTCACCGCGAACGATCTTCGCGATGATCTCGCGGCACTTGGCACCGATGCGAAAGAACTCGCAGTAACCACGGTGCTGACCGTGCTTGCACGCCTTGAAAAGAAAGGGCTAGTTGAGCGCGAGCGCTCGAGCCGCCCACATCGTTACGCAGCTTCTTCTTCGCGAGAAGACCACACCGTCGGTCTGCTCAACGAAGCGCTGGGTACTGCACAGGATCGCGAAGCTGTACTTGCGCGATTCATTGGCGGTATTTCGGCGGATGAAGCAGCTTCACTGCGTGCTATCTTGGACTCTGTAAAGTCCGCATAA
- a CDS encoding M56 family metallopeptidase, translating into MLLTSYFLAALAIALAWPTPLALSKAKWTTRAPVQAVLLWQAIALGGGLSMIGSMLVWGLTPLGDDLISALQGGWRLLTGDPSVAYPGVVHLFALSTAFLFGFHLVLTLIRAAWRTSRQRAKHRQLLRLLSNPSETRPNTLVIDHDMPVAYCVPGISQSVTVLSRGLITQLTAEEQQAVISHERSHLDQRHDLLILAFTAWNEALPWLPTSKLALEAVRQLIEMLADDKALEKVNRQTLLKAIITVATAASDVDKVSSANNSSNAELVGMPGGEVSSRRLQRLLTPVAPLKPLPRYLVLTCTILLLVCPTVLLVAPRLLTW; encoded by the coding sequence GTGCTTCTCACCTCATATTTCCTTGCGGCGTTGGCCATCGCATTAGCGTGGCCGACGCCGTTGGCCTTATCAAAAGCTAAATGGACCACCCGTGCACCGGTCCAAGCCGTACTCCTCTGGCAAGCCATCGCATTAGGCGGTGGTCTATCCATGATTGGCTCGATGCTGGTTTGGGGTCTCACGCCACTGGGTGATGACCTAATTTCGGCGTTGCAAGGTGGCTGGCGCCTGCTCACTGGTGATCCGAGCGTCGCCTATCCCGGGGTTGTTCATCTTTTTGCCTTGAGCACGGCATTCCTCTTCGGATTCCATTTGGTTCTGACCTTGATTCGCGCCGCATGGCGGACTTCAAGACAGCGAGCTAAACATCGACAGCTTCTGCGGTTGTTAAGTAACCCATCGGAGACTCGACCAAATACCCTAGTCATTGACCACGATATGCCCGTAGCCTATTGCGTCCCCGGGATATCGCAATCCGTTACTGTTCTATCTCGCGGCCTGATCACGCAACTTACTGCTGAAGAACAGCAGGCAGTGATTTCCCATGAACGCTCGCATCTGGACCAACGCCACGACTTGCTGATCCTAGCCTTCACGGCATGGAATGAAGCCTTGCCTTGGTTGCCGACCTCGAAGCTGGCTCTTGAAGCAGTGCGTCAACTAATTGAAATGCTGGCCGACGACAAAGCACTAGAGAAGGTGAACCGGCAGACGCTGCTCAAGGCGATCATCACGGTTGCCACGGCAGCTAGCGATGTCGATAAAGTGTCATCAGCCAACAACTCCTCGAACGCAGAACTAGTTGGCATGCCCGGCGGTGAAGTTTCGTCTCGGCGTCTCCAACGACTATTGACTCCGGTTGCACCACTCAAGCCTTTGCCTCGATATCTGGTCTTGACCTGCACAATCCTTTTACTTGTTTGCCCTACGGTTCTTCTCGTAGCGCCTCGCTTGTTGACCTGGTGA